The following coding sequences are from one Aethina tumida isolate Nest 87 chromosome 2, icAetTumi1.1, whole genome shotgun sequence window:
- the LOC109601685 gene encoding cystinosin homolog yields the protein MKVYPKYLDVQRSAAPNVTFTFFIQGTKTGIETINFTSTNNSLGFTEVVVKVVNSIYLEDIIFLLKVLSYIIISLSMYPQLYTIKDIDRLSIYEISGMSNDFVYLNLLARALMLFNTLQMSCLSMEEYRTRYPKGLIPITGVDNAFAFHGFIVASILCLQSNRYPGADKKLSTTAKVIVIFCIIVPNIAYFLEMLGFIQWLDVIYVHRFEEWLLLFLRYLPQVRHNFRRKCTLGWNIWGPLVELLGLGISGVSVLLQIINLGWIVTPLENTFVELIIIVFAILYIIIFIVQHFIYYYEPEIDTTSNKRNSFDSCECEQDKTLYYFAY from the exons ATGAAGGTATATCCGAAATATTTGGATGTTCAAAGGTCTGCTGCACCTAATGtgacttttacattttttattcaaggCACAAAAACTGGAATcgaaacaatcaattttaccTCAACAAACAACTCATTAGG atttactgAAGTTGTCGTCAAAGtggtaaattcaatttatttagaggacataatttttttgttaaaagtgCTTTCTTACATCATTATATCCTTGTCTATGTATCCACAACTTTACACCATAAAAGATATCGACAGGTTGAGCATTTATGAGATTAGTGGGATGAGTAATGATTTTGtgtatcttaatttattagcCAGGGCTCTAATGTTGTTCAATACCCTACAAATGTCTTGTTTGTCTATG GAGGAATATCGCACGAGATACCCAAAGGGACTCATACCAATAACTGGCGTTGACAATGCATTTGCATTTCATGGATTTATTGTGGCATCTATTTTGTGTCTACAGTCCAACAGATACCCCGGTGCGGACAAGAAACTATCTACTACTGCGAAAGTCATTGTCATATTTTGCATAATTGTGCCAAACATAGCGTATTTTTTGGAGATGCTGGGCTTCATACAATGGTTGGATGTCATTTATGTGCACAGATTTGAAGAGTGGTTACTTCTTTTTCTCAGATATTTGCCTCAG gtGCGACACAACTTCCGAAGGAAGTGTACTTTGGGCTGGAATATTTGGGGACCACTTGTAGAACTACTTGGACTTGGGATATCAGGAGTTTCAGTACTTTTACAAATTATCAACTTag GATGGATCGTCACACCTCTGGAAAATACATTCgtggaattaataattattgttttcgcaatattatatattataattttcatagtccaacattttatttattattatgaaccAGAAATTGACACAACCAGTAACAAAAGGAATAGTTTTGATTCATGTGAATGCGAACAGGACAAaacattgtattattttgcatattaa